The Marinilongibacter aquaticus genome has a window encoding:
- a CDS encoding ATP-dependent nuclease, whose protein sequence is MYLEKFIIKNFRGINNISLTFNKGLNVLIGENNAGKSAIIDALRICLSYGNQRRDIYISKSDFHLDKNAISENADSIEFHLHFHIDVPEEVAWFNDLLSVQEDGKQDLQLHFKFYLDDNERVKYKVWGGTNEGQAIAPEVLYLIYHVHLDALRDAEQFLRPIRGNRLGQLYTNIQIDPDIEKDQEEKSELAKKVRSAVDGDAEWVRHVDKGKEKINEHLKETSFSNKQHQVDISFLPFDFNRLVDNLKIQMPLYSDELLEGDPTKQKYFELYQNGLGYNNLIYTATVLGDLKQRKQKQKETYAALLIEEPEAHLHPQLQNLFFNYLNKLDTEHGFQIFISSHSPTITAKASLKSVIVLQNQENKVNALSLQKSGLTEVNHKYLHKFLDVTKSQIFFSNGAILVEGISEALLLPIFSRIVGEGEEYDIDKAGAELVNLNGVAFSHFANLFNNEDDSKNLKTKCSLITDDDTAEETDEITSRAKSAKELEKNNLKVFLAERTFEFELFISGNKDILLELFKEMHPVAAGRIVADANIKTHGANFLEKVISNKAKSELAHRLAVKLSTDELARDAFKVPTYIENAIKFAVKGE, encoded by the coding sequence ATGTATTTAGAGAAATTTATAATCAAGAATTTTAGAGGAATAAACAACATTTCTCTAACATTCAACAAAGGACTAAATGTTCTTATTGGTGAGAACAATGCAGGTAAATCAGCAATAATTGATGCACTTCGTATTTGCTTGAGTTACGGAAATCAAAGACGAGACATTTACATCTCAAAATCGGACTTTCATCTTGACAAAAACGCTATATCAGAAAATGCAGACAGCATTGAATTTCATTTACATTTTCATATTGATGTTCCCGAAGAAGTGGCTTGGTTCAATGACCTTCTAAGCGTTCAAGAGGACGGAAAGCAAGACTTACAACTTCATTTTAAATTTTACCTTGACGATAACGAAAGAGTTAAGTACAAAGTATGGGGCGGAACAAATGAAGGACAAGCAATTGCACCCGAAGTATTATATTTAATATATCATGTTCACTTAGACGCTTTAAGAGATGCTGAACAATTTTTACGACCAATCAGGGGAAATCGCTTAGGGCAACTATATACAAATATTCAAATTGACCCAGACATTGAAAAAGACCAAGAAGAGAAAAGTGAATTAGCAAAAAAAGTTCGCTCCGCCGTTGACGGCGATGCAGAATGGGTTAGACATGTAGATAAAGGGAAAGAAAAAATCAATGAGCATTTAAAAGAAACTAGTTTTTCGAACAAGCAACACCAAGTTGATATTTCATTTTTGCCGTTTGACTTCAATAGATTGGTAGATAATTTGAAAATTCAAATGCCATTATACTCAGACGAACTATTAGAAGGCGACCCTACAAAACAAAAATATTTTGAGCTTTACCAAAATGGTCTTGGCTACAACAATCTAATTTATACAGCAACAGTTTTAGGTGATTTAAAGCAAAGAAAACAAAAACAAAAGGAAACGTATGCAGCATTGCTCATAGAAGAACCAGAAGCACATCTTCACCCACAACTACAAAATTTATTCTTCAATTACCTAAATAAACTTGATACCGAACACGGCTTTCAAATTTTCATTTCATCTCATTCGCCAACTATAACGGCAAAAGCAAGTTTAAAGTCGGTAATAGTTCTTCAAAACCAAGAAAACAAGGTAAACGCACTCTCATTGCAAAAATCAGGACTTACAGAGGTCAATCATAAGTATTTGCATAAATTTTTGGACGTAACAAAATCACAGATATTTTTCTCTAATGGAGCAATTTTGGTTGAAGGAATTTCGGAAGCATTACTCCTACCTATTTTTAGTCGCATTGTCGGAGAAGGAGAAGAATATGACATTGACAAGGCAGGAGCTGAATTAGTGAACTTAAACGGTGTTGCATTTTCTCATTTCGCCAACCTTTTCAATAACGAGGATGATAGTAAGAATTTAAAGACAAAATGCTCTTTAATAACAGACGATGATACAGCGGAAGAAACAGACGAAATTACTTCAAGAGCAAAATCAGCGAAAGAACTTGAAAAGAATAATCTAAAGGTTTTCCTCGCTGAAAGGACTTTTGAATTTGAACTTTTCATTTCAGGTAATAAAGACATTCTGTTGGAACTATTCAAAGAAATGCACCCCGTTGCAGCTGGAAGAATTGTTGCTGATGCTAACATCAAAACTCACGGAGCTAATTTTTTAGAGAAAGTTATTTCGAACAAGGCAAAGTCCGAATTAGCCCACAGATTAGCCGTTAAACTATCAACAGATGAATTAGCGAGGGATGCGTTCAAAGTACCAACCTACATAGAAAACGCCATAAAATTTGCAGTTAAAGGAGAGTAA
- a CDS encoding UvrD-helicase domain-containing protein has product MFESLSEKQREIVFDKSGKFVVRACPGSGKTYCVSARLARLILDWKNDYVGIAAVSFTNVAWQEIEKKYSDEFKLGDRILFPHFLGTIDSFINKHIFLPYGHLILKCKNRPALVGEPHGIWTGKYFSDSLFDNISYKIDGTLYAINDRAMPNNWTTNNKIISSKKNINKGGFATQSDANYFAMRILEQFPQIAKAIALRFPYLIVDEAQDTSDIQMRIIDLLIENGLNEVMLVGDPDQAIFEWNDARPDLLNEKYNIWENSVVLNESRRSSQLICNYTYSVSSLAEISTAVSDVKDFAHQPRVIIYENNLQQVVTDFISECEQNGIIPTEESVAVIYRSKNLVNDITGIPEIPYNGSPWVTQDNYTKDFAKGKFLYDNGDFKSGFKAIEKAILKQVNNLSFCSEENIERMIDKHGFVKFKSLVYQFINLLPKTDITLGQWIIAANEALTRNNINFQLSIKNAGKGYSFNQIFLYEKEKIVDRNYRLGTVHSVKGETFEATLLILKTKGIGKAYKTILRDNISIADNEELRIAYVGITRPRKILVIAVPNQENKTAWENKLNGNN; this is encoded by the coding sequence ATGTTTGAGTCACTATCAGAAAAACAAAGAGAAATTGTCTTTGACAAATCGGGCAAATTCGTTGTTCGAGCTTGTCCAGGTAGTGGTAAAACATATTGTGTAAGTGCACGACTTGCAAGATTAATTTTAGATTGGAAAAATGATTATGTGGGAATTGCAGCAGTTTCATTTACCAACGTTGCTTGGCAGGAAATAGAAAAAAAATATTCTGATGAATTTAAACTTGGTGACAGAATTTTATTCCCTCATTTTTTAGGAACAATAGATAGTTTTATCAATAAACATATTTTTCTTCCTTATGGTCATTTGATATTAAAATGCAAAAACAGACCAGCTTTAGTTGGCGAACCTCACGGTATTTGGACAGGGAAATATTTCAGCGATAGTTTGTTTGATAATATCAGTTATAAAATTGACGGCACATTATACGCAATTAACGACCGAGCAATGCCGAATAATTGGACGACAAACAACAAAATAATTTCATCTAAGAAGAACATCAATAAAGGTGGCTTTGCCACCCAATCTGATGCTAATTATTTTGCTATGAGAATTCTTGAGCAATTTCCACAAATTGCCAAGGCAATTGCTCTAAGGTTTCCTTATCTAATAGTTGATGAAGCCCAAGATACTTCTGATATTCAAATGCGAATTATTGATTTGCTCATTGAAAATGGATTAAATGAAGTAATGCTTGTTGGCGACCCTGACCAAGCAATTTTTGAATGGAATGACGCACGACCTGATCTACTAAACGAGAAGTACAATATTTGGGAAAATTCAGTAGTTCTTAATGAAAGTCGTAGAAGCTCTCAACTTATCTGTAATTATACTTATAGTGTTTCCTCTCTTGCTGAAATATCTACAGCAGTAAGTGATGTCAAAGATTTTGCTCATCAACCAAGAGTGATTATTTATGAAAATAATCTACAGCAAGTTGTTACAGATTTCATTTCTGAATGTGAACAGAATGGAATTATACCAACAGAAGAATCCGTTGCAGTAATTTATAGAAGTAAAAATCTCGTGAACGACATTACAGGAATACCTGAAATTCCATACAATGGTAGTCCTTGGGTAACACAAGACAATTATACTAAAGATTTTGCAAAAGGGAAATTTCTTTACGACAACGGAGATTTTAAAAGCGGATTTAAAGCAATTGAAAAAGCAATCTTAAAGCAGGTAAATAATCTTTCTTTTTGTTCAGAGGAGAATATTGAAAGAATGATTGACAAACACGGATTTGTCAAGTTCAAATCATTGGTTTATCAATTTATCAATTTGTTGCCCAAAACGGACATCACACTTGGACAGTGGATAATAGCTGCTAATGAGGCATTAACAAGAAACAATATAAACTTTCAATTAAGCATTAAAAATGCAGGAAAAGGTTATAGTTTCAACCAAATATTCTTGTACGAGAAAGAAAAAATTGTTGATAGAAATTATCGTCTTGGGACTGTTCATAGTGTAAAGGGAGAAACCTTTGAAGCAACGCTCTTGATTTTAAAAACCAAAGGTATTGGAAAGGCCTACAAAACAATTTTGAGAGACAATATTTCCATTGCAGATAATGAAGAATTGAGAATAGCATATGTTGGAATTACAAGACCAAGGAAAATTTTAGTTATTGCTGTACCTAACCAAGAAAACAAAACTGCATGGGAAAATAAACTAAATGGAAATAATTAA
- a CDS encoding type IV toxin-antitoxin system AbiEi family antitoxin domain-containing protein, with amino-acid sequence MNAKEFIKHLLSIESYSFSLEEIAKNTDGEGTSLKFELARLIEKQEIVNFRKGFYLIIPPRYSKQGKIPIQLYAEKLFKSLNRNYYLGFYTAAKFHGASHQQSQQEYVMTEKPKMGDIKKKELKIRFFTASKWSNINIQERKSDAGIFKISSPALTIIDLIHHQSKLGGINRMLAVFEELSEEINQDDIQNLLTWYPYKSTLQRLGFILEEMQVDENLTQPILEHLITNKYFPVLLSPKTNQKAGAVDNRWKVDVNIKMDSDL; translated from the coding sequence TTGAACGCTAAAGAATTTATCAAGCATCTTTTGTCAATTGAGAGTTATTCCTTTTCTCTTGAAGAAATAGCAAAAAATACTGATGGAGAAGGAACTTCACTAAAATTTGAACTTGCCAGATTAATAGAAAAACAAGAAATAGTAAACTTTAGAAAAGGGTTCTATTTAATTATACCACCTAGATACTCAAAACAAGGAAAAATCCCTATTCAATTATACGCTGAAAAGCTTTTCAAAAGCTTGAATCGCAATTACTATTTGGGGTTTTATACCGCAGCAAAATTTCATGGAGCAAGTCATCAACAATCCCAACAAGAATATGTGATGACAGAAAAGCCCAAAATGGGTGACATCAAAAAAAAAGAATTGAAAATTCGGTTTTTCACTGCTTCTAAATGGTCAAACATAAATATTCAAGAAAGAAAATCGGATGCAGGGATTTTCAAAATCTCCAGCCCAGCCCTGACAATTATTGACTTAATTCATCATCAATCCAAATTGGGGGGGATTAATAGGATGTTAGCTGTATTTGAAGAACTCTCTGAAGAGATAAATCAAGATGATATACAAAATCTCTTAACATGGTACCCATATAAAAGCACACTACAAAGACTTGGTTTCATACTGGAAGAAATGCAAGTGGACGAGAACTTGACTCAGCCTATATTAGAACATCTAATAACAAACAAATATTTCCCGGTATTGCTCTCTCCAAAAACAAATCAAAAGGCTGGAGCCGTAGACAACAGGTGGAAGGTGGATGTAAACATTAAAATGGATAGCGACTTATGA
- a CDS encoding nucleotidyl transferase AbiEii/AbiGii toxin family protein, whose amino-acid sequence MIPRPDIAQWQNYAPWKEFAQVEQDLVISRTLVEIFSDDFLKENLAFRGGTALHKLYLNPAPRYSEDIDLVQIQPGPIKPIMKRIGEVVNFFEEDRKTKIGGHGAKAFYRFTSEYEEIRMRLKLEINCKEHFNILEWVDFPFEVKSEWFSGKTEIRTYNINELLGTKLRALYQRSKGRDLFDLNYARQNLELDFEKIIACFKEYITFATGNRPPSKKEFVLNIEEKENDADFTGDMEALLRSNISYNQAAAFEWLKTELIEKI is encoded by the coding sequence ATGATTCCTAGACCTGACATAGCACAATGGCAAAACTATGCTCCATGGAAAGAATTTGCTCAGGTGGAACAAGACTTAGTTATCAGTCGAACATTAGTAGAAATTTTCTCGGATGATTTTCTAAAGGAGAATCTTGCATTTCGAGGGGGTACAGCACTTCACAAACTGTACTTGAACCCTGCTCCAAGATACTCTGAGGATATTGACCTAGTTCAAATACAACCTGGTCCTATTAAACCAATCATGAAAAGAATTGGTGAAGTAGTAAACTTCTTTGAAGAAGATAGAAAAACGAAAATTGGAGGGCATGGAGCTAAAGCATTTTACCGATTTACTTCAGAGTATGAAGAAATCAGAATGCGGCTAAAGCTTGAAATTAATTGCAAGGAACACTTCAATATTCTGGAATGGGTAGACTTTCCTTTCGAGGTAAAGAGTGAATGGTTTTCAGGGAAAACAGAAATAAGAACTTATAACATTAATGAACTTTTAGGAACAAAGCTACGAGCACTTTATCAACGAAGTAAAGGGCGTGATTTGTTCGATTTAAACTATGCTAGACAAAATCTAGAGTTGGACTTTGAAAAAATAATTGCATGCTTCAAAGAGTACATAACTTTTGCGACTGGAAACCGACCTCCAAGTAAAAAAGAATTCGTACTAAACATTGAAGAAAAAGAAAATGATGCTGATTTTACAGGAGACATGGAAGCATTATTGAGATCCAATATATCATATAATCAAGCAGCCGCTTTTGAATGGTTAAAGACAGAATTAATTGAAAAGATTTAA
- a CDS encoding winged helix-turn-helix transcriptional regulator, whose product MSKELKHLEENLLIRRNVIDDYPVRIEYSVTSYGLGLEEIAKPLENWGKKHKKKISEK is encoded by the coding sequence TTGTCCAAAGAGTTGAAACACTTGGAAGAAAATTTATTGATTAGAAGAAATGTAATTGACGATTATCCAGTTAGGATTGAATACTCCGTAACTTCGTATGGGTTGGGACTTGAGGAAATTGCGAAACCATTGGAAAATTGGGGTAAAAAACACAAAAAGAAAATCAGTGAGAAGTAA